From Carya illinoinensis cultivar Pawnee chromosome 5, C.illinoinensisPawnee_v1, whole genome shotgun sequence, one genomic window encodes:
- the LOC122310602 gene encoding uncharacterized protein LOC122310602 isoform X5: MSKKVPMRGESGTCNVCSAPCSSCMHLNQALMGSKTEEFSDESCRGNVTSQYSFNESGPLSSLKCRTSDSLQHTASETSNILSVNSGHDPFSENADSKSTLRSSVISYASEDLEMLPKLTPGERISEDQLSFKPQCVLDQRTIPNKYKEIKAVEGHDDNIACVGRPKDASVGFSNHKRNINSSATSVSTLDPEGSWKGTQFNKLASSEIPSSKDADASSNSLKDKVLECSTELINSTKEAASDIVSVQKCFAHKGDLIGGNSEASMKNYPKSEAETEKDHENPPSETLKSLGEDERNDSSKELVELPVMQEPPLRSVLGDESEESDIVEQDVKVCDICGDAGREDLLAICSRCSDGAEHTYCMRKMLRKVPEGDWLCEECKSAEEDSENQKQGSEIEVKRAEKVSSSTHVSGKRCAENMEVASAKRQELETGTGSPKPSSPSRIVTGSPKPSSPSRLVTGSPKPLSPSRIVTELPKPSSPSTVVALSRDSSFKSLDKAKAKSAYQTPSCNQSGNDIPETVRTPMTGPRPQTSKGTLFKSNSFNAFNSKPKVKLVDEVPQKQKGAREHTSIDMKEGPARMISKSMSFKPANSGRTNASESKVKMLSSNFTHVQDLKGLKQAKERGPFERKNSCKLERPLISSTTASSTVLTAKVDQKLGSRGETSLPSFVSNNRDSKVVQSDGKLSLSKVTSSVGRKGVETPVTSAGASSTSGMCGSTAEQKLNQVSSKDEPVATNSLNAERSSNNADGTVQDGLHWSQEITNQHEKTRESSSIRSATRPTAASAAKGVSCKKCKEIGHVAEFCTVSIPQASSTDVSAARSSREEVHEGNKLKAAIHAALLRRPEFYRKKRVLDQSDDLSISNTDLNYEIASHDQMLVSNKMKDAMSTEGSSEGPAILGSSTSESSKQTTVNSLKQFGLHPIDVSSSKVEDSYSNAVSVGKPTIRQIPCQASTVLLKKSVIPEHESIWQGAFELHRGGKLPEFCGGFQAHLSTCASPKVLEVANKFSHKISLHEVSRLSTWPSQFYESGANEDNIALYFFANDNESFERNYKSLLDNMMKNDLALKGNFDGVELLIFPSNQLPEKSQRWNTLFFLWGVFRGKRVNCTDLSKKLQIPSLNVVPLNKDIPPAVMTLSENLCSERCIDEELPACDRSCNLVPKSNAPNQPCATARGDCENNVTPLEQQDSRPYWESISKIRTSIVQSSQEMRPSSPSLKGRCLPERLDAQIKTSSHASGKSGSNSGEKILKHRDDSSDTENMPSSRNFPAGNKECCVLRVAENKIQGRMNEVLDQVKVERELKEDASYVDTEEAWERALTILRKRPYLDLSETSPQTSNGTSQKMPWNEVSTMPIYGESGGKRLRTGCSVMLGHNDSRGRHYGNCNFASQVIDPGPCSSIEKKFDEVCDEKVILEDLGTHEKYLFPVDSHRVKDFGFRENSDSGEKYTRDDDGVPNLELALGAETKPATKGMLPFFVGSVGKKNNQNILPDAVTREDDDGVSASLSLSLSFPFPDKEQTVKPVLKAEQLLPERQNLNNSLLFFGGFRNK, encoded by the exons ATGAGTAAGAAAGTTCCTATGAGAGGCGAGTCTGGGACTTGTAACGTGTGCTCTGCTCCTTGTTCATCTTGCATGCATTTGAACCAAGCTCTCATGGGGTCAAAGACTGAGGAGTTTTCTGATGAAAGCTGTCGTGGAAATGTTACTAGCCAGTATTCTTTCAATGAGAGTGGCCCTTTATCTTCTCTTAAGTGTCGAACATCTGATAGCTTACAGCATACCGCCAGTGAAACCAGTAACATACTCAGTGTTAATTCCGGTCATGATCCTTTCTCGGAAAATGCTGATAGTAAATCAACCTTAAGGTCGTCTGTGATATCTTATGCTTCTGAAGATCTTGAGATGCTTCCAAAGTTGACTCCTGGAGAAAGAATCTCAGAGGATCAACTTTCTTTCAAACCACAGTGTGTTTTGGATCAGAGAACCATCCCAAATAAGTACAAGGAAATTAAGGCAGTTGAAGGCCATGATGATAACATTGCATGTGTTGGTAGACCCAAAGATGCAAGTGTAGGGTTTAGTAATCATAAAAGGAATATAAACAGTAGTGCAACTTCAGTCAGTACTTTAGATCCAGAGGGATCATGGAAGGGAACACAATTCAACAAGTTGGCCTCATCAGAGATTCCTTCTTCAAAAGATGCAGATGCTAGCAGTAATTCACTGAAG GACAAAGTTCTGGAATGCTCAACTGAACTTATCAATTCAACTAAAGAGGCAGCTTCTGATATTGTTTCTGTCCAGAAATGTTTTGCACATAAAGGTGACCTTATTGGTGGCAATTCTGAGGCTTCAATGAAAAATTATCCAAAGTCAGAAGCAGAGACCGAGAAGGATCATGAGAACCCACCGAGTGAAACTTTGAAATCTTTAGGTGAAGATGAGCGTAATGATAGTTCGAAGGAGTTGGTTGAGTTACCTGTCATGCAGGAGCCTCCTTTGCGATCAGTTCTTGGGGATGAGAGTGAGGAATCTGACATTGTGGAGCAAGAT GTAAAAGTATGTGATATTTGTGGGGATGCGGGTCGTGAGGATTTGCTTGCGATATGTAGTAGGTGCAGTGATGGTGCAGAGCACAC CTATTGCATGCGAAAAATGCTCCGAAAAGTTCCTGAAGGTGACTGGCTGTGTGAAGAATGCAAGTCTGCTGAGGAGGATTCTGAAAACCAGAAGCAAG GTTCGGAAATTGAGGTAAAAAGAGCAGAAAAAGTTAGTTCAAGCACACATGTTTCTGGCAAGAGGTGTGCAGAAAATATGGAAGTGGCTTCAGCAAAAAGGCAGGAGCTAGAAACAGGTACAGGATCACCAAAGCCATCGAGTCCCAGCAGAATAGTTACAGGATCACCAAAGCCATCGAGTCCCAGCAGATTAGTTACAGGATCACCCAAGCCATTAAGTCCCAGCAGAATAGTTACTGAATTGCCAAAGCCATCGAGTCCCAGCACAGTAGTTGCTCTATCTCGAGATTCTTCATTCAAGAGCTTAGATAAGGCAAAAGCAAAGTCTGCTTATCAAACACCTTCTTGCAATCAATCTGGTAATGATATCCCAGAAACTGTGCGCACTCCTATGACCGGTCCACGGCCTCAAACATCCAAGG GTACTTTGTTTAAATCCAATTCCTTCAATGCCTTTAATTCCAAACCAAAAGTTAAACTTGTAGATGAAGTTCCGCAAAAGCAGAAGGGTGCTAGAGAACATACTTCCATTGATATGAAGGAGGGGCCTGCCAGAATGATAAGCAAATCCATGTCATTTAAACCTGCAAACTCAGGACGTACAAATGCTAGTGAATCAAAAGTTAAAATGCTATCATCTAATTTTACCCATGTTCAAGATCTAAAAGGATTGAAACAAGCAAAAGAACGTGGtccatttgaaagaaaaaattcatGTAAACTGGAACGCCCTCTAATCAGTTCAACAACAGCTAGTTCCACTGTTTTGACAGCTAAGGTTGACCAAAAGCTCGGATCTCGTGGTGAAACCAGTTTGCCTTCCTTTGTAAGTAACAACCGAGATTCAAAGGTTGTACAGTCAGATGGAAAATTAAGTCTATCGAAAGTAACCAGCAGTGTAGGTCGTAAAGGTGTAGAAACTCCAGTTACTTCAG CCGGAGCTTCATCTACTAGTGGAATGTGTGGCTCCACTGCTGAACAAAAGTTGAATCAAGTTAGTTCTAAGGATGAACCTGTAGCCACTAATTCTTTGAATGCTGAGAGGTCATCCAATAATGCTGATGGAACAGTGCAAGATGGTTTGCATTGGTCGCAGGAAATAACTAATCAGCATGAGAAAACTAGGGAGAGTTCCAGTATACGCTCAGCCACAAGGCCTACTGCTGCAAGTGCTGCCAAAGGTGTTTCTTGTAAAAAATGTAAAGAAATTGGGCATGTGGCAGAGTTCTGTACGGTCAGTATTCCACAGGCTTCTAGTACTGATGTATCTGCAGCAAGAAGTTCTAGAGAGGAAGTGCATGAAGGCAATAAGTTGAAAGCTGCAATTCATGCTGCATTGCTTAGAAGACCTGAATTTTACAGGAAGAAAAGAGTACTTGATCAATCTGATGACTTATCCATATCAAACACGGACTTGAATTACGAAATAGCTTCTCACGATCAAATGTTGGTTTCCAATAAGATGAAGGATGCCATGTCCACTGAAGGAAGTTCTGAAGGGCCAGCTATTCTTGGGAGTTCTACCTCCGAATCTTCAAAACAGACTACTGTCAATAGTTTGAAGCAGTTTGGTTTGCACCCAATTGATGTTTCTTCTTCCAAAGTGGAAGACTCATATTCCAATGCTGTTTCTGTTGGAAAGCCTACAATAAGGCAAATTCCTTGTCAAGCTTCCACTGTTCTCCTGAAGAAATCAGTCATTCCTGAACATGAATCTATCTGGCA GGGGGCTTTTGAATTGCATAGAGGTGGAAAACTTCCAGAATTTTGTGGTGGATTTCAAGCACATCTATCAACTTGTGCATCACCTAAAGTTTTAGAAGTGGCGAACAAGTTCTCCCACAAAATTTCCCTGCATGAAGTATCTCGCTTAAGCACATGGCCATCCCAGTTTTATGAAAGTGGCGCTAATGAAGATAACATTGCTCTGTACTTCTTTGCCAACGATAATGAGAG TTTTGAGAGAAACTACAAGAGCCTGTTGGATAATATGATGAAGAACGATTTAGCCCTCAAAGGGAACTTTGATGGCGTCGAACTTTTGATATTTCCATCCAACCAACTTCCTGAGAAGTCACAGC GTTGGAATACATTGTTTTTCTTATGGGGTGTGTTCAGGGGAAAGAGGGTGAATTGTACTGATTTGTCTAAGAAGTTACAAATTCCCAGTTTGAATGTGGTTCCGCTGAACAAAGATATTCCCCCTGCTGTCATGACCTTGTCTGAGAACTTGTGTTCAGAAAGGTGTATAGATGAAGAACTACCAGCATGTGACAGATCTTGCAATCTGGTCCCAAAATCCAATGCTCCTAATCAGCCATGTGCCACAGCACGTGGGGATTGTGAAAACAATGTAACTCCGCTTGAGCAGCAAGATAGTAGACCATACTGGGAATCCATTTCAAAGATACGAACAAGCATTGTGCAGTCAAGCCAAGAAATGAGACCCAGCAGTCCGTCCTTG AAAGGGCGGTGTCTTCCAGAAAGACTGGATGCACAGATCAAAACCTCGAGTCATGCATCTGGAAAAAGTGGCTCCAACAGTGGTGAGAAGATACTAAAGCATAGGGATGATTCTTCTGACACAGAAAATATGCCGTCTTCCAGAAATTTTCCTGCTGGCAATAAGGAGTGTTGTGTCTTGAGGGTGGCTGAGAACAAAATTCAAGGTAGAATGAATGAAGTCCTAGATCAAGTTAAAGTTGAGAGGGAATTGAAGGAAGATGCTAGTTATGTGGATACAGAGGAAGCTTGGGAGAGAGCCCTGACAATTCTCCGGAAACGTCCCTACTTGGATCTTTCAGAGACGTCTCCCCAAACTTCTAATGGCACGAGTCAGAAAATGCCCTGGAATGAAGTGAGCACTATGCCAATTTATGGAGAAAGTGGTGGTAAGAGGCTGAGGACAGGTTGCAGTGTAATGCTTGGACATAACGATTCCAGAGGTAGGCATTATGGGAATTGTAATTTTGCATCTCAGGTAATTGATCCGGGCCCCTGTTCTTCCATCGAGAAGAAATTTGACGAAGTTTGTGATGAGAAAGTGATTTTGGAGGACTTGGGAACTCATGAAAAGTACCTATTTCCTGTGGATTCACATAGAGTAAAGGATTTTGGATTTAGGGAGAACTCCGATTCTGGGGAAAAGTACACACGGGATGATGATGGGGTTCCAAATCTTGAGCTTGCTTTAGGGGCCGAGACAAAACCAGCAACTAAAGGAATGTTGCCTTTCTTTGTTGGGTCAGTAGGCAAGAAAAATAACCAAAACATACTACCAGATGCGGTGACCAGGGAGGATGATGATGGTGTCTCTGCATCCCTTTCCCTTTCCCTCTCGTTCCCATTTCCAGACAAAGAGCAGACTGTAAAACCTGTATTGAAAGCGGAGCAGCTGCTGCCCGaaagacaaaatttgaataACTCACTGCTTTTCTTTGGGGGCTTCAGGAACAAATAG